cactgcctttaagctaagaGATATTGCTCCAAATATATTTTCCCTATATACATAAATTGGAGCTTAGATCACATGACACGTCTACTGCTTCGTTTTCGAAAATAAGATGAGGGGGTTTCGGAACAGAGTGGTGTCGGAACATACGGGTTTCGGAACATAGGTGTGTCGGACCATAGGGCAGTCACACCTAGAGGACATTACGTCAAACCAACTAACGTGGTTGTCAGAAACTTCCGATTTACTCCTTCTACCGGAATGAAGTCACAGCTTCTCAAGGCCGAAACGTAGGAAGGTTTAGTATTGTTGTAAGTTCAGTTATGGGACTGACGTAAGATGCAAAAAGTTTGTAAGCGCAAATACAAACGTCTTTGGACTCAAATCTAGAGCAAGGTTTttcacctttaaaggcagtggacactattagtagttattattcaaaatagttatgggaataaaaaattacttggtaacgagtaatagggagctgttgatggtataaaacattgtgagaaacggctccctctgaagtagcatagttttcgacaaagaagtatttttccacgaatttgatttcgagacctcagatttagaaattgaggtctcgaaatcaagcatctgaaagcacacaacttcgtgtgacaggggtgtttttttctttcattattatctcgcaacttcgatgaccgattgagctcaaatttccacaggttagttattttatgcatatgttgagatacgccaactgtgaaggctagtctttgacaattgccaatagtgtccactgcctttaaaggaacatacaCCGTACGCTTGCTTTCCCACTGAGGTCGCAATCGTGCCTCCAAAATGGCCACTGCACTTTCTCTGTAAATCGAACACACTTCTGTCCGTGGAGAACTATCTCCTACAGTGACGTACCGGTTAATCCCCTCCCCAATGTAAACATGATGTGACTCAATTTGAGCAAATAAATTGAAGACTTCTTCAGTGAGCCATGTTCATTTCCATTCTGCATTTCTTTCCATGAAAGCAATGCAAGTTAAATTCAAATATAACATAATTAAGAAGGATGGGGCAGGTCAAAAATGAGATTGAACGTCCTGTGAATGATGGGCAGCCGCATATAACGATCATGTTTAGGAACGGTTTTTGTTTACAAGGGACTTGGTCATGATTGGAGAGCAAAGCGCCTGCATGTCTCAGATCTAATCAAAGACAAAGGCGAAAGAAGACAAATAAAAATTACTAATGATTCAAGTGAGATTGCTTTTTTGCAGTTGTCTGTTAATGAGTTCCGCATGGCCGGGCGGAGAATCCCTAGTCTATTTCACTGTTGTACATATATACAGGCTCGATGAAAATTCTTCTCAATTTTGTGATTGTAGAGCAGTGTTTAACCAACAAAACGACCGAGATTGGCCCTGGGTACTTATAGAGGCAGTCCGAATCGTATACTTTGGCCACAAAACGAAATATAAAGTTGACCGACGTAACACTTTATGAAACACAATAATTTTAAAGaatctggacactattggaaattgtcaaagaccagtcttctcactcagtatatctcaacatatgcataaaataacaaacctgtgaaaatttgagctcgattggtcgtcggagttgcgagataactatgaaagaaaaaacacccctgtcacacgaagttgtgtgctttcagatgcttgatttcgagacctcaaattctaaacttgaggtctcgaaatcaaattcgtggaaaattacttctttctcgaaaactacgacacttcagagggagccgtttcccacaatgttttatactatcaacctctccctattactcgttaccaagtaaggttttatgctgataattattttgagtaactaccaatagtgtccactgcctttaaagagtccCATTTTGGGGGAATTTCACAGTAGAATCTATTACATTAGTAGTAGAGATATAAAGTATTCTTCTTGTTCGACCTTTTTATCTTGGTCTTTACCTTTCTTTGTAACTACACTCGTACGTCCTGTCGTCTGCTAGATCAATTATGAAATGTCGTTCTAGATTGTATCTATGGCACTATTGGTTGATTAACCTTGACAGAGTTTTAGTGCAAAGGTTCAATTTTAACTCCaccgtttttatttatttctatcaTAGTTGCTGTTTTTTGTGTCGCTGTGAGGCAGTCCAGGTTGAAGCAAAAGTGTTCACGAAACGCGAATTGTTGTTCACATTTTATGTATTGTTTTAGTTGATTGTTTTCCTGAACTTTCTGTCACGCATTATCAAATAGCTGCCGCAACTTTTAATTAGTATTATCTTAGTTGTTTTGAGGTGGGGTGTTTGTTATCATGGAAAAGGTTGGTAATAACAAaactcacagatttacataaaatttacagggtctaatgatgattatattagaaaacatcccttgaaatgtttctgtcaaatatgttacaattatttggtgagaaataaatagtttaatttcgcgtttggagttgaTTGCTCATCAGTaaacgttttattcatttttgtttcgaatcgatgtcatgcaaactGTGTagtcggtttttcactattttgaAATTGGAAATTCGAGAGCTTCAATGAGTGTGTAtttgtagattatgttcttttgagaacacgtcttgctttatattttactTGTAGATTTGTGGAAATACAGGGATTTCTCAGTTCGGAAaataactgtcctgcttatctacctgggcggaaggggGAAATCGACCGGGACTACCTTCACTTTAGTGGGTCGAGGGGAATTTTCATTAATCACTTCACTGTCGCGGattgagttcttaattggtctaaACGAATGATATGGCACTATTAAGAGGAAATTACAGCGTTTACTTCCTGTGATtagacttgttttattttcCGAAATTCAAAACACTGTGGAATGTGACATCCTGTGTTCGCACCAGCCTCAGACTATCACGCAGTTCACTAAGAAAACAAGTTGGCAAATGAACGTGTAAGAAAAGCATAATCATATTCAtttgtttatgtatttgtttgttcatttatttatatatcATCGTTGTTATTATCACTATTGTAATAGACAATACTTGTTACTTTACAATAAATGAAGCAATTTACAGTTGGacaatcaaacatttaaaataagtGGGAatttaaactatttaatttaaaaaaagattaaaaacaGTCAATGGTGAAGTTTTTGTTGAGTtttcaataacaaaacaaagttcGTTTTGTCAGCGTTGTTGCGACGATGTTGTTTCGATTGTAGCCACattattttgaagtgaaatgtttttcaaaatatacCTGCCCTTTAAGGATAGATTATTCAAAATTCTTCCCTGTGTCATCAAAGATTGAACCTTTTGTCATCTCATTAATAATAGAATTTTCAAATGTGTTTCCCTAAGTCATCAAGATTAAATATTAATTCATTCTTCAGTGATAAATTATTCAAATGTCTTCACTGTGTCATCAGATTTAATCTTATATCACCTCATTAATAATAGATTATTCGAATTTCATTCCTGTGTCGTCAAGATTGATTCTAATTGCAGTTTTATTCTTAATTATCTGACTCTAATGGCATCCTTTGAATTATTTACAATGTCTGTTTTAGAGCACAGTTGTGTACTTTATTATTCAtctattttaattatttattttatacgaGGCACGACTTCAAAAATCGCAAAAACAAGTTCATAAATTTAAACTGACTGGAaccatgtttacaaaaacaaatcaaattactAAATGATTAACCCTCTAAAATATggattgtttctttgttttatgaACATAAAACAGTTATATTTTCCATACAGCGAAAGCATGTATTAATTGACATCATTTACTTTGAGGCTAAAAATATCCCAaccataaaattattttagttttcctattgtccccccccccttgtcCATGTCTACAAGAGTTTAAACTCGAGTTTCGTTAGCAgtaaaatatcaacttaaaTTTCACAAACTTCTAAATTTTAATTTAGCTGCATAGACTATACGTTATTtaacatgttatttttttctgattaaATTACAGATTACATATTATTACTATCAATTCTATCACGAGATTTTATACACCGCATAGAGAGATCATTGTAATTTGATTGGTTGTGCACGTGTCGCCATTGTTATATCATGTATTTACGACGCTCCAGAATTTAATATTGCAGTCCAATATGGATAATTAAATGATGCTTCATCGTTTGAATAATCATTTACTGCCAGTTTGTCCAAACGAGGCAATGTCATGTCCCAGCGGAAAACATTGTTATTGACATTTAGTCAACGGTTTgagtttgatttgtttgttgtaatttttcaattttttttattatagataCCTCGAGTTTTCAGAGTCCGGGTTGCATATGAGTTTCgtgttttgtgtttattgtaaacaaatttgaataactaataataataataatatcgaagtcttatatagcgcacgtatctaccaaacaaggtactcaaggcgctgagtatatacaaactttcagaaagattggttattgcagtgatgaattctgagacccaattatttagcaccttataagggtttacaaggtgctacggcgcattaagcagccacaaccaggaacaccggggcgaaccctttctctttacgataagtgcactgggttcttttacatgcgttacacaacacatgggaccaacggctttacgtcccatccgaaggacgaatctCTATCCCAGTAAGTTATACGAATCTATATCCCAGTAAGTTATAcagaaaatatatttaaaaacaaaaataatgaatgcATTTTGTTCGTGTATTGTCGCAAGACATAATCACTCGGTAAAATCTGGCCTTTCCATTTTACTCGACTTCGCCTTGTGAAATGGGATAGTCCAGGTTTCACATGCGAAAAGGGTTATCACCTGCGACAATAGACTCAAATGCATtcaattatttgtataatatccAATGCACCGAGTATTAAGTTTTCTCATGGTGTCACacacaaatatttacttaaacGGTGGGCACAATTTTCATAATTATCATGCTAGAACTACTTTAGCAAAACATACGTATTTTCAGATTTATTCACAGTGTTTAAGTATCGTCTGGTTTCCAGTGAGAAAAATCTTGACTTATTTGCTTGATACCTTTGATTTCGTCTGACAATAATAAAGTATTTCAGCACTTCTAAAACCAAATCAGATTTTTACGAAATGGTTTTGCAGTTACAAGCAATCGAAGCATCTTCTCTTTGAAATCAAACCATATTTACGGTGTCAGGACAACTGACGGGGGCATTCCCCTTAAAGTATGTTATGTTAGGCCGCTCGGAGCATACCTCAGCGAGCTAACGTTTGAGAGTCATGAGGCAGTGGAGATCTAAGTCCAACTGTGGATGTCTCGACCTAAAGTTAAAAAGTCATGAGCATTTGATGACAAAGTTCTTTAGGCCTTGGTTTGGTTGACATTGTTGATCTTGATGGTCTTGCTTGATAGTCGTCTTACCATTCGGGATGGATCAGGGATCTTGTTGCATCGGCATCGAAGCATCATTCTAAGTACTACCTTAAGCTGGGGGTGTTTTGTAGCGTAGACTATCGGGTTGATCCATGTATTGCATAAGAAGATGGTACCACCGTAGAGTGTGTGGCGATCGCTGCCCATGAAGAGCATGACACTATAGGGGATGATACAGACGAAGTAGACCACCACTATCATCAGTAAGTTCTTAGTGATCTGAATTTGTTGCCGGTTGAGGCGATTCCTGACCGAGGCGTCGATGGTGTCTCCCGCCTGGATTTCCGCCGGGCTGTCGGAGGGGATATAGCCGCTGCTGACGGGGCCACTCGGAGTGTCCTTGGATATTTGGTAGGATGGTCGGCGCTTCTTCTGCTTGATGAAGTGGCTGCGGACATGAGCGAATACGATAATGTAGCACACAACGATGATGATCATTGGACCAGGGAAGAAGAAGACTACCTGGGTGAGTTGGTAGAGCTTGGCCAGGCGGTGGGTGTCATCATCAGTGCATGTGTGCTCCTGCTCGTCGTAGCCAAGACCACCGATACCAGCCAGAGGTGGCAACAAAATGACGCAGATTGCAACAAGCCATGAAAATGTCACAAGAAAGGTGATCTTAGTAGGGGTGTAGAGCCATTGGTAAGCAGTCATTGGTCTCTTGATGAGAAGCACACGGTTCAGAGCAATGCTAGCCATGTGGTAGAGACTCGCGCCTGAGCTTACATAGCTGATGAAAGCGGTGACCATGCATGGTATCTCGGCTCCAGGGATTCCGTTCTTACTCAGAAGACCAGCCACACTCCACGGGAGACAGAAACACGACAGGAAATCTGCCACGGCTAAGTTGACCACGAAGACATTAGTAGGGGTCCGGAGCCGTCTGGACAGCCCTACGGCCAGGATGACCATGCCGTTGCCGGTCATACCCAAGATGGAGATGATCAACCAGCTCAGGCCGATGAAGACCCTCTCACCGTAGCTGTACAGTGCCCCATCTGGCGCTGATGTGGTGTTCATCTCCATGGTAGTCATGTAGGGCATGACAGTTGTGAAGCTATCATCAGATACCTCCATCACATCTGTGTTGGAGTCGTTCATCGTGATCAGCTTTCTCACTCGGTACAACTGACAGCAAATTTGCCAAGTCCAAGTAGTGAATCTTCACTCTGTCTGCGTCCGAGCTGCAATGGCAAACCGCAATTCTCGCCAATTGGTTTTGTGGACACGAACAGTAAACTCAACCCCTTATACAAATTATCATATCGTGTCCTTCTCGATAATGCCTTTTCACTTCCGTCTTCATGAGGATTGGCAGATTGTGGACCAATCTCCGGGCTGTATttgatttaatttaataatCACTGTTGGGAAGGAATATCGAACGCAGTTCCTCCAGTTGTAGCGAATGACGTGTTTACATTGAAGAGTAATCGTCCGTGATGCAACCCCGGCCCAGTTCATTTCATATCCGTGTGTTGGTTTATTCATGCAGAATGGCTGTGAGCATCTCAACTTCAACTCCTATAAACATGTGACCGAAAACAGCCTTCTTTAGTTTCCACGAAAGAATGAGGGAGAGGGGCGTGCACAAGAGCGACTACATGGCATTAACGTCAAGCAAACACACCTTAAAGGAGATGTTTTTTTCACGCAACAAATTTCTTTTCATCCTCTGGTCTTCATTATAAAGCATCGTACAAACATGTGGTCCCTTAATCAAATTCAGTGGATATGTTTCGGAGAAAACAATGACAGGCAATTTGTGTGTTGTCCGTGTTTTCAATATTGTGGCAATCGAATTAAACGGTGATTTGACGGGAAGTGTTGTTTTCTAGACTTTCTCAGTCGGaaggacttttttttttgaagattgGAACTGGTATAAACTTGTCATttttcagatttacatgaaagtCATCGCACGTTCTTAATAATTATCGTGTACGTAATCGCGTCTGCGTGACGCACCCATtacccgtgtacaaaacagcgcgatgttccctcaatttgccaaccaaaacgttagtgcgcacgcactatgtgcaatttacatatttcatgggaagggtctaatatcgtgtacgtacatgaacGTGTTTTTTGTGTGACAAAAGTCATGTGGCGGCGACACTATACGCTTAAACCAACAATTTCTCTCCTGTAGATAACAATCCTTTACTTTATATGTAAAGGGACAGTTATTGGCGGACGCCTTTCCAATATTATCAGGGAAAGCGCACTCAATTATTTTACTTCAAGACAATGCGTGTGAGCACGCATTATTACAGGCAATTTCGTTTTACGACTCCAATATTAATTTATCCTCAACCCGAACTGTTCTGTTAAAAGTGCATCCATTTAAGGTTTATTACAATCACAAAGATACACGCCCACTTGTGTTTTATCTGCCTGAAACCTGGATGGGGATTAGGGGACTTATCTCAACTTGGGGTCGTTTTACTCAATTTCAATAATGGCAACGTCGAGTCATAATTTAGCTCCGTAATGATGACGAATGATCTGTACGTTTCTCATTAAATTTGTCCAGGCATTGGCGGGACTGTTGTGATTGTATTGGATCATAGATGGCAGCGTAAACTGTAAAATACAACGTTACAATTTTTGAaattatcaaaagaaaaatattaaaattcatgtttcaaaacaaatagGCGACCAAGCAGACAAGTCTTGGTCAAAAGGTATTATTACCGTTTCCTTTCGCATGTTCCTTTCTTCTTGATGTGCCCGAATCGTCCCCCCTGTTTTGCCCGAATTGGGACCGAAGTTGCCCCTTTGCTCTCGTGGGTTCTATGCCCATGGATTTGGTATAAACATATTTAATCAGCAAGAATTACATGTTTCAGTGACAGACGTAACTGTCacgtgttttaaaggcagtggacactattggtaaatgtcaaagaatagccttcacagtaggtgtatctcagcatatgcataaaataacaaacctgtgaaaatttgagctcaatcggtcatcgaatttgtgagataacaatgaaagaaaaaaacacccatgtcacacgaagttgtgtgcgtttagatggttgatttcgagacctcaagttctaaatctgaggtctcgaaatcaaattcgtggaaaattacttctttctcgaaaactatggcacttcagagggagccgtttctcacaatgttgtatatccatcaacctctccccattacccgtcaccaagaaaggttttatgctaacaaatattttgagtaattaccaatagtgtccactgccttcaacaaCATACTCTTTAAAAGTCCAATAAAATTATGTAAAGTTACATATAAAAAGGAGAACAAGGAAGTTTGACTCgatgaaaagaaacaaaaaacaaagaattaCCGAGACAATTCCAGCAAAAATTTCTCGGTGCCAATGCCCCTGAGCGGAGGCTTCCGGTGGGATCTGGCTCAGAAGTATGTCAACCGGATCTGGCTATAGGTAGGAAGGAAGAGCAAGTCCCAGTTTCGGAACAGTTGTTCAACCAGGAGAACCTTTCAAGGTTTTtggtttcatttttttctggaAACTTAGCAATTAAAGCAAGAGTtctcaaacaaataatatttccaCGCCACTATCACAGTGGGTGAACTAAGTATGTTGCATTGAAAACAACCTGCAGTTTTTGTAAGTTTGCtttgatttgtaaaaaaaaagtgtgcaaAATAATTAGAATCAAATATTAGGCTCACTTGAATCTTGGAACAAGCCTGCTTAAAGAAACTAATTTTGCAGCAATGCAATTTGAACCTGTAGTGATAACTTGGCTCAGTTGCATAGATATGCTGAGCAGACAATGATAATAACAATGCTGCGCTAAACAGAGAAAGAAACCAGTTGCAAATGGTACGAAATggaatttttgtcaaaatgtttgCGCTCATAATAGCAAATTTTCATGCAAACTCTCTGATTTGGCAAGTTCTGAAACCCATAGCTGTTTTTGTTACAACAACGTGTACGTCTCTGAATCAAAAGGCACCAGACTACTAAACCATACCTTTAAACATGGCCCAACGACCATACACCGACATCAGTAGACCTATACCATCCATTATTgatttgaacccccccccccaccaagaGGTATGTAATTGATTACGTTTGAGTGCACACACATGAAGACAGGTGGGGATTTAAGACAGAAGACGTCAACATGAGGCTTAGGTATGGCCGACATGAAACATATCTCGTCTgatcagaactataaggtcatacGGCAATTCAATATACGTAATTATTAATACAAAAGGTCCttaattgaaaataaattaacatttgAAATTTGAGTAAAAGCTTTGCGGTCCAGATCCAGTCAGACTGACAGCACTCCTCTTCATGTTGTTAAAAGCTTCAAGAGGGGACAGTAGTTTAGTATAACGTCAGTCACTGACAGCTATACACAATGAGCGCCTTGACGAGAGACCATGTCTGCACTTGGGCAATGTCCCCGTTGTCAAGCAGAGGGCGCTCTTTGCGAGACCGTTTATTTCAATTTAACACGAGGCACACTTTTCTCCagatttgtttccatttataatttatttgaaaagGACGAAATATGATTATAATTCTTTTCAAAGCAAgttggatttttgttttagtaGCCCACAGGCAAAATTTACATCAGTCCGTTTTAAAACTCATAATACAAACTTAACAGAAATCAGAAACGGTGTCCATTTAAATTATTCAGTTATTTATTAATCCCATAAACAAATTGCAGAATTTTACACAAGTTTAGTTATTGATAACATTAGACTAAACagaaactatttttttgtattcttaGGTTTGCGTAGGTTTGAGTAGTCATcaccagaaagaaaaaaataacaatacagCATTGGACACAGTAATGTGGAAAATTTCTTTCTCCCTTTAGAGTGCTTTAACTTTCAAGATATTGTTAAGGctgtaatattttaaaaacctcttaaaaTCATAAACAAATCCTGAGAAATAACATACCTGACATCACCAATCCATATCTAAGCGAATATAAATGCATATACAAAATTGGTTTGAGTAGGATTTTTAGTCTAAATCGTTAAGAAGTTGCTgaccaaaataatgtttatagAGAGTTTATACTATTGTCCATAATGTCTTAATGGGTCGGCTTGATAAGGGAATGGATAAGCGAAGCCAACTTGACACCGGATTTATCGTTACGGGATGCCTCTTTAACTCCCTTAAGTGCGACctgtaaacaaacacaaaaaaaaaaaaaaaaaaaaaaaaaaaaacattcaggtTAACTTATTGGCAATCATTAATTTTTAGGCGAAAGATTAATTTTCTATTAAGCACAAACAGTGTTGCAAACACTCTGTGGATGTGCCTTTGCCCTGAACACTTACAATACTGTAAAGACAAAGCACTGTGTGAACATGTGCAAGGAGTTAGTCCACGTGTTTCAAGCTCCTATGTGAACCTCTTCTGTTTTCCGATGTCCACACTTACAACCACTTTCCGGATCAACCTGACGGAGGATCCGTCAGTCAGGTGTTGGACTGTAAGGTTTCGCATCGAGCATGAAGGCTTCATATAACTATTTTGTCTTAATTTTCCAGGCCatttaaagtaaaattattaCCTTCTTGCAGATGTCTGGAACATCAAACCAGCGTTCTGGGTCACGGATACCATATCTGAATTCGGTGTAACCTGAATTGCTGACGATTGGTAGAGCTGTTTTGAAAAGGAATGGAAAAAGTTACTTAATGGGAAAAGTAAGTACTACAACTATGTATCAATTGTTATGGCTGTACCTGCCAAAAAATTGCCACAGTAGGCCTATTGGTCAAAGGTAGATCGTTGACCAGACCCTTGGCTTCCACAAACACTATAATATTAAATATCATGACTGGGTTCCAGGCTATGATGACTTGATTCCAGGCTTTAATGTCTGCATGGGTCCCAGTCTACAATGACTGGGCTCCATCAGACTATAGTGATAGGGCTCCAGGCTATAATGCTCCAGGCTAAATGACTGAACGCCAGGCTACAATGACTGGGTTCCAGACTATGAACACTTAGAAACAAACTTCAGTTTTTTTAggataaataatgtttttacatGGCTCTTGAAGTGTTTTCCCATAGATGGTTACGCTGACTGGTACGCAGCTATCCTGGGCTACCGAGACAGAGTAGTTCCCTTCAATGGTACCCTTTTCACCTCCGTAATACGAGAAGGAGTCCAGGTACAACTCACGGTCTCCGAAGTAATACGTTCCAGCAAAGCTTGCCTCCTCTGAAATATATAAAGGTTAGCGATGAGGGTGATGtttattttcaattcaattaaatatttatttccGTACTCACTTCAGTTTGAAGTGAATTAAAGTGTCTAAAAGGTGTATTGGACACCACCTcatttagagaaaaaaaatggtttattatagCCAATGATTAAAAACATTCACAGGAATTTTAAGTTTTGGACATAAAAACATAGTTATCCTCAAAATACACAAACTTTAACCACatttagtaaaataaaaatgaacctAAACCTATACAATTGCTTCTAAAAATGTggaaaaaatcattaaaagcTCACACGGCCGAAGACGGtaagtttattattacaatgcattatagacgatgtgacccatgtttacattcaaaccgccctcttttgaaaaaaaaaacactgcatacgtcatgtttcgccgggcaaaatgACGCGTTGTCATGGTAAGATttcatacactttctagctggctgccaaaatacaaaggttttgcccggcggtatgcgcgcgaatcatgttatggttttcgagtgacgtcagaggtcacatcgtctattatAAACATTAATCCGCTTCGCATGATTCATGAGCATCACGTTTGTCATTAAGCTCTACTGAtaacattttcaacaaaactatGTCTGATTGATTAACAAACATGTGACCATTAGTTTTGTTTACCATACCTTAAACAGTTATTATTCTCGTGCCTTATCTGAATCCCTTATCGTTGAAGCTAGTTTTACTTatttggagtccaaaagtcAATCGTTCGTTTGACCATGGATGGACCATTATCGAAGAAGACCATAAAGCAATAGACAAACATCTTTTataaagttttcgagaaacatttCTACTGAAATTTTTTtaatatgatttcgagacctcagaaccaGGCATAATAtggaagcacacaatttcgtgtcacaagggtattttttttcttccattgttatctcgcaacttcgacgaccaattgagtaaattttcacaggtttgttattttgagcatgttgagatacaccaagtgagaagactggtctttgaaagttaccaaaggtgtgcagTATCTTTAAAGTATACGTCACTATTTTGAAAGGAGTAATGTGCCAGGAGGATCAGTTCCAGTGTGATTACTGGTTAAGTTCTGGCATTACATTGTGAGCTTAGAATCAGTGGGTTTTAATTTGAAATCGAAGTATTGTGACCTTAAACCTACACTCCCTTTACATAGCTTCACAATCTTGTTACTTACTTGGCAGACAGGCAGATCCGATAGACATTGCTGGGGTTTTGGTGCATGCTCCCCCCATGATGGTGTATGTGTAGTT
Above is a genomic segment from Asterias amurensis chromosome 6, ASM3211899v1 containing:
- the LOC139938938 gene encoding melanopsin-like encodes the protein MNDSNTDVMEVSDDSFTTVMPYMTTMEMNTTSAPDGALYSYGERVFIGLSWLIISILGMTGNGMVILAVGLSRRLRTPTNVFVVNLAVADFLSCFCLPWSVAGLLSKNGIPGAEIPCMVTAFISYVSSGASLYHMASIALNRVLLIKRPMTAYQWLYTPTKITFLVTFSWLVAICVILLPPLAGIGGLGYDEQEHTCTDDDTHRLAKLYQLTQVVFFFPGPMIIIVVCYIIVFAHVRSHFIKQKKRRPSYQISKDTPSGPVSSGYIPSDSPAEIQAGDTIDASVRNRLNRQQIQITKNLLMIVVVYFVCIIPYSVMLFMGSDRHTLYGGTIFLCNTWINPIVYATKHPQLKVVLRMMLRCRCNKIPDPSRMVRRLSSKTIKINNVNQTKA
- the LOC139939034 gene encoding development-specific protein LVN1.2-like codes for the protein MKNFAAVCLILLAAVNAPRSAEAQKRCECGPERFEARIGQLNGLVYNGTAIAQLNNIEGAIDFTQGRTGLEIHSYQMNYVTKLKIITDVKGNYTYTIMGGACTKTPAMSIGSACLPKEASFAGTYYFGDRELYLDSFSYYGGEKGTIEGNYSVSVAQDSCVPVSVTIYGKTLQEPSLPIVSNSGYTEFRYGIRDPERWFDVPDICKKVALKGVKEASRNDKSGVKLASLIHSLIKPTH